Genomic window (Gammaproteobacteria bacterium):
TGGCCGACCTGGCCCGCCTGTGGACCATCGTGGCACGAAGCGGCACGAGCTGAGGCCAGCTTTGGGGGCCAGTTCCCGGGCCCGGCCCTCCCGGATCCGTTTGTTTGTCACTGCACCGCCGCCCGTCAGGGCGGCGGTGTCTTTCCGGTCCTGACTGGTTGCCGCCTGCGCTCGCCGGAGGCCACGGTCATGTCATGAGGTGCAGCCCTGTGCCGAGGGTAATTTATCACGACAGCGAAGGCCGTCGCATCGAGGTGGATGTGCCCATCGGTTCCACGGCGATGGAAGGGGCCGTCGACAATGACGTCGCCGGTATCGTCGCCGAATGCGGTGGTGCCTGCGCCTGCGCCACCTGCCATGCCTATGTGGCGGACGAGTGGCTGGCGAAGCTGCCGCCGCCGAGCGACATGGAAGAGGCCATGCTGGAATCCGCCAGGGAGCGGCGGGCGAACAGCCGCCTGACCTGTCAGATCGAAATCACCGATGCCCTCGACGGTCTCGAACTGCAGGTGGCTGACAACGAAGGCTGACCGGCGGCCCTGCCTGCTGCGGGACGAGGCTGCCGCTGCTCAGCGGCCGCCAACGATCTCGATGATTTCTCCGGCTGGTCCACTCAGCGCTGTGGTTGCGCCTGGTCGCTGGCTGGCAAAGGAAACGACCGCAATACCGGGTGGCAGTTCGCCGGAAGGGGTTGGCGGCGGACGGGCCGCGGCCGGCATCTGGTCCGCCTCGATGTAGCATCGTGCCTGCAACGGCAGGGCGGCGATCGGATAGCGCTCCTCCGGAGACAGCCCGAAGGCCTCCGACATGGCTTTCACACGCGATTCCATCCGCTGCGGGGCG
Coding sequences:
- a CDS encoding 2Fe-2S iron-sulfur cluster binding domain-containing protein, whose protein sequence is MPRVIYHDSEGRRIEVDVPIGSTAMEGAVDNDVAGIVAECGGACACATCHAYVADEWLAKLPPPSDMEEAMLESARERRANSRLTCQIEITDALDGLELQVADNEG